From the Caloenas nicobarica isolate bCalNic1 chromosome 2, bCalNic1.hap1, whole genome shotgun sequence genome, the window CTTTACTCAGTACTTGGGAGAGATCACACTCAGCAGAAGCTTCCAAAGCCAGAACATTAACTACCtttttgcttgatttgtctttttttcagtcCAGTTTCCTTAGACTGTGCAGCAATCTCACTGTACAAGTGCCTGCCATACCAATCAGTTACTTACCTACTAACTTCTGAACTTGTCAGTTGGCTTCAAGTTTTTCCAAAATGAggtttaatttcctttaaattaGACCACTggacagagaaaagcaagtcTACCAGTGTGACCTGGGAGGGCTGCATCTCAACTTCACCTGTTACCAGCCATCAGCCACAAGGGACACAGCCCTCCAGGGACACAAATCCCTAAGAAACCAAACTTCCCTAGTTTCACTCATCTTGGTTTCTCCCCAGTAGGGTCTCTGGCAGgcaacaagagaaaaatgttagtGGGCTACAGCCAAAAGACAGTCACCATAATCTCTTAGCTGAACTGGCCCATCCTAACCCACACAAGGCCCTCGGGCAGCTCTACTCTAGTAGGAAATGTTCTGCATGGCTCTGCATCAAAACTAGCTGCAGCAGAGGTGACCCGCAGCCTGGTCTCCTGGCCAAGCACAGTCTGTGAATACCACCAGGCAGCTGTGCTTGGCCCTGAACTGCCCCTGCTTGTCACAGCCAGGCCtgacctgtgccagtgctggaTATGGCTCCCTACCCTATCCTGAGCATCCTCTGGAAGGTGAAACAAGCCCCCATGCACAGTCCAGGTCTTCCGCACCTGTCCcagcaaaactagaaaaatgCATCAGATGGGAATCAGTCAAGTTGAAGAGGAAGTTAAAAGGAATAAGTCCAGGCATCTCTCTCTCAGATTagtcatttttcctctttattcaaATCAGAGGAGCGGTCCTAAGTTTGGGGAGAAACGGGGCTCCCTCAGTGCTGGCTGCGTTGCAGCATAGGGAACTCGGGATGTTTGCCTGAGAGGGACTGTAGATCAACCGTAGCCACAACTGACCTCCCAGCAGGTGCTGAAGACCGAGTaactctctcctcctctgtgtCTCGCATACCCCTATAGCTGAACTGCCGGGGagtgcagctgggctgggctgccctcAGTGGGGCTCGACCCCAGCAAAGGCAGAAACTTCCCCGGGGGCTGCCGCCTCGGACGTGGGGAGCGCACCTCCTCTCGCCCCTTCCTGCCTACAGCGGGCTGGCGCGGTGGAGGAGCCGGCGGACTTGGCCCTCAGAGGAGGCGGCCGGGACAGGACCCGGAGGGGGCTGCATCCCTGGGCTCCCTGCGCGGGGCAGCACGGTGGCTCTTACCTCCGTGGCGAGCGGCTACGAAGAGTCGtgggggcggcggggcagcggcgacggccgggggcggccggggggcggcggcggcgacggCGATGGCGCGGGAGTCGGGCGGCGGGGAGCCTCCGCCGCTGTACCGCCGGGAGATCACCCGGTCccgccgcggcgggcggggcggcagCGGGTGGCCGTCGTCGCCCAGGGCTTGGAGGAGGAGATCGAGGAGCGCCCCCCGCTCTGCTCTGGCGGCGGGCACGTCCCGGCCCTCGGCGCCCAGCGGCGACGGGGCCgaggccagcagcaggagcacgATGGCAGGCAGCGCCTGGCGTTTCTTCGCCCCTCGCATCTCTGCGGCgctgggaggaggcagagagcGAAGGCGGTcagcgccgggcccggcccgcaTCCCGCCCGCCCTCCCCCCATGCCGAGCCCGGTGGCACCCCCGCGGGTGCGGAGGCGATGGGATCTCGCCCACTGCTCCCGCACGCCCTGGTCGGGCGCAGCCCCGCGGAGTGGCAGCGGAGGCGGCGACCCGACGGGCCGCCTCCGGCTGGCCCCGCCGCGCCTCCTCGCCAGTCCCCGATCTGCCCTGCCGCGCTCGCCCGGCTCCCCGGAGGGCGCATTTACAGACTCGGATTAGGGGAAGGGTATTAAACCCGCCGTACATATTTGCGGTCCAGGGCTTTGTAAGGGATTTGCTCGGGTCCCTTTGCCCCCGGCGTTCCCGCGCCTGCCGTCACCTCCTTCCTCCGCCGGCGGAGCGGGTCGGCGGGGAAGACCCCGTGGGGCAGCCTACCCGGCCGCCAAAGCGTGGGCAGTGCCACAGGGCGGTTTTCGGGCGAGAGTCTACGGACGGACAACTGTACGGAGTTCCGTTGCGGGTTACACCGGGAACTGCTGCAAATCTGGGCAAAAACAATTACAACAGGCTGAGGCTTCGAGAGCGGTGCTTAATGCCCCTAAGTAAGCTATTCTAATTATAGCAAACGGTTAGGAttaagagggagggaggaaaattCTGTTATTTGCAAACTGCTTTATACTTGGCCTCCCTTGCAAATCCTCTCGGGCGAAAGAGTTAATAGGAGCCGCAAGGGAACCGGCTCTCCCCGACGGCTCcgggctctgcctccctccgccgccgccgagGCGCAGGGCAAACCCGGGGAGACAGCGGGGAGCGACTCGAGCTTCGCTGAACTGGGGCAGCGACACCCCCTCGCTCCACGCCAAAGTTCCCCTCGGGAGGGTCAGCGGGCGGCTGCTCACCTTCAAGCGGAGGCAGGTCTCGCTGAGTGCCTGCGGGCTGGGGAGAGAAGTCCTCTGCCTTCGCCGGAGAGCCCGTGTCCCCGCGGAGGCTCCGccgggcgcggagcggggcagTCGGTGCTGTGCCCGGAGAGGGGAGATGCGCTCTCCAGGGCCATGCGCTTCTCTTATATAGTCCGCACCCGTGTACTCATTTGAGTACTATCGACTTTAGGTGGGTGGCAGTCGATGGAGACACCTCTGGTAATCACTCTTGGGCTCAGAGAAGGTCTTTTCTGACAAACTTCCTCCTCCCCGTTTGTCCCCCGGTGGATGGCAACTGAAAGCTGCGTTTGAAGTGGCTCTGATCTATTTGTGAAATTAGATTTCCCTGAGGACTGGGAAACGCTTACTAATAAAGCTGCCGGCTCAAGAGATTAAGATGTGCTTTAACTTAGTGAGATTCCCTTGGGAATACAGCAAGAGAACTATTTCCCCCCCTTTTCTTATTGAACAAAAAAGCTGTGAGGGAAGCCTAAAGTGTGTATAAATTTGATTCCGTTTTGTTGGCAAGGAAAGTTGTAGACTGTCTTTGGCGGGTGAATTCACAAACTAGTGACCTTGTAAAAGTCTGTTTCtccaaaactgctttttaacaaaaaaagtttttgatTATGAGACTTAAGGAAAAGTTACTAAAAAACGGCACTGACCTAATGAAACTATTAAACCCACAGGTCAAAAACTTGCCTCCAAAAGCCACAAATGTGTAAGCAAATATTTAGTAAATGAGATCTTGACTTTCAGAGAGTAGTGCATACCAGTGATCTGGGTGTAGATTGAAAAGCAATacaaatttgaaaattataCCAGActatatttcacattttaacaGAATTTGCAAGTATAACTCTTTGTCAGAAAGCCTTACTGAGTTATTTACTTAATaagagtggaagaaaaaggaaaaggatttgAGATATCCCCGAATATGTGAAAATGGGGAGTTTGGATTTGAAAGGGAATTAAACTATTCTGCATGTCTGACATATGACATTTCCCTACaaactctgtttcttttccaaaattctGCAATTCATCCCCTTCTCTGCTTATCTCAGGCAGCACACACGCAGGGCTGTGTCTCACAGGGGCTATGTCATTGCTTCTTCCCCACATCCTCCTACTCTCGTGCCATCCTCACTCATTTTTTTGGTGGGTGATACCACAGAGATCAAGTATAAGATGAAATTTACTTAATGAAGTGTTACAAAGGGTTTTATCACACAGGTTTTTTTAGAGGTCAGTGTACAGCACTAGATAAACGGGTCTGACCTCTGGATTCCCAGAGTAACAGaggggaatcatagaatggtttggaagggaccttaaagatcgTCTAGTTCTAACCCACCTGCCATGGGCAAGGACACTTTCCatgagatcaggttgctcaaagccccatccaacctggccttgaacactcctagggatggggcatccacaacttctctcggaagcctgttccagtgcctcaacaccctcatggtgaagaatttcttccttatatctaatctgaatctaccctctttcGGTTTAAAGCCATTTCCCCTTGTGCTATCAcaacatgcccttgtaaaaagccCCTCTctagctttcttgtaggtcccctttgGTACTAGAAGGCTGTTATCAGGTCTCCTtggagtcttctcttctccaggctgaatagccccaactctctcagcctgtcttcataggagaggtacTCCAGCCTTCTGATGATCTTCATGGCTCTCCTCTGGACTTGGACAGCTCTAGAGCTGGAttcagtactccaggtgggatctcaccagattaaagagaagaatcacctccctcaacctgctggccatggttcttttgatgcagcccaggatatggttggctttctggg encodes:
- the ALKAL1 gene encoding ALK and LTK ligand 1; protein product: MRGAKKRQALPAIVLLLLASAPSPLGAEGRDVPAARAERGALLDLLLQALGDDGHPLPPRPPRRDRVISRRYSGGGSPPPDSRAIAVAAAAPRPPPAVAAAPPPPRLFVAARHGEILPRDSSLKDKFIKHFTGPVTFSSECSKHFHRLYHNTRDCSTPAYYKRCARLLTRLAMSPLCTQS